Part of the Cyprinus carpio isolate SPL01 chromosome A23, ASM1834038v1, whole genome shotgun sequence genome, AAAGCAGTGTTAAGTAAacgctgtatcactgctgttccataagcgccactgatttgatttggggtttgttttaaaattttagtttagttttgttatatgacattttaatttcacaaagaaaaaaaaaatgctttgtctgagcaataataaaagaacaccttttcatttataattagtcttaaatctcattttcttaaaaaaaatagtatcgtGAAATCAGTATTGCGTATCGTATCGCATGAGTtaagtgaatcgttacatccctagttaaaagcatttattaatatgaactaacaatgaacattatttatgcaaaattaaagttaatttcaccatttactaatgtatttttaaaatcagatGTAACAGTTAACATTAGAACTAATATGAACAATGAATTGTAtgtgtattaactaacattaacaaacaataataaatgctgtacaaatatattgctcattatCCATATCtttatctttactgtcacttttgatcaatttaatgcatccttgctgaataaaagtattaatttcttaaataaaaaaaaaaaaaaaaacttttacaaggTAGTATACTTGTGTAGCGTATGTTCTGTGAAGGGTTATGTTTTAGTTAACCAGCACTGAGCATTAACCACTACACCACCTGGAAACAGAAAATACACAAGGGTAAGACAAGTCACTGACTTAAAAAGAAGAATGTTTATTTCACTGTagaatatagagagagagaaaaaaaaacatagtttgtATACTTTTGATTTGATGGATAACTTTAAAATTGAAACAATAACTCCCTGATCCAACATCGCAACCTCTATAAATTATGCTGCATTTAGCTCTTGTCAGAATTAATTGCCACAATTACACATTTTCCACTGTGAGTTCCATTCATGTCTTTTTTCAAACTCTTAATTGTAAGCTATAAACTGAACTCTTAATTTTATGAAAGCTCTGATTTTTTCCACCAATGTGCATTGTTAAACGAAAATGGCAGCAGTGTGAACAGTTAAAAGTTAACTAGGTTTTAATCTCAACACCATCTTTACTGGTGTTAATATGTGCACTTTTGTTGTCATCTTCAACAAACTTCCACATGGATCCATTTAGCATGAGCACTGAAACATTTCTGTGGTTTATAATTCTTATAATTAAAGTAATTCCAACACAACATGAACAAAGCATTAGTTGGATAAAGAAACAGGAAATTAACCAAACAAACAGTTAATTGTATCTTCATGTCAGGCCTCGATCAGGAcagcaccatatttaattttcGACAGGAATGAAAACGGGGCTGTGAGGAACTGAAGTACAGTGCGTTCAGTGGATTGTATTGTTGTTTAAGGACATACTGACTTGTCCAGCTGACCAAACGCCTTACCGAAGAAAACTTTCAGTAGAAAAAACAGctgtaaagttttaaaattacaaaatctaGGACTTTTATACAGTGCGTGTCATTGTAAATCTCTTAAGTCCAATCCTCACAGTCTTGTTTTCACCCGTATTTAATTCAATATGGCGCTTAGCCTAATTAAAGTCAATATCACAGTGAAACTACGAATCACGGATGTCCACCGTATTGGAGTCTGAAAATAAATGGTGAGGAGACAGATGGTCCTGTGCTGAAATCGACAGAGGGAGGCTTTGAACAAGAATGGTTTCAGGTGGACCCATGTCTAAACTATCTTCAGCGTGCTTAGAAACATCCTGAGACGAGGAACCATCAATGTTCAGGGGTTCTTTTGTGGTGGTAATCGTCGGATTGGTCTCGGTTACCACCGTAACCTCAGTCCCACCCTCCTGGATGAGCTTGTGGAGGCTTTCCAGGTCAGAACAGGATGTTATGGAGGTGTGCGTGCCGTCAGAAGTGGATTCAGAACAGGAGGCAATAAAGTTTTGAGTACCGGTTTGAGAGGTGGTTTCACTGGGATTCAATTTAATCGATCAAAACTGACTAAAACCGTCTGGTGCTCGAGGCCGGACTCTGGTCCTAGCATGTTGACGTGCTGTATCACAGCGTTCAAAAGCACATTGTGATCCTCCGGACCAAGCAGAACAGCTCCAGCCTTTCCAGCAGCAGCTTGGACAAAAGCAGCCTccggtcctatagagggcgccaTGATGATCTTAAGATGTGTCGTGCTGAAGGAAGAGGGCGTGTCGGTCGTGACGGAGGTTTGTCCCGCTGTTTGTACGGGTTGTTTGGTAACAGTTTGACTTTGTTGTGTTACGTTACTGTTATGCTGCCTCTTGTGGCTGCGAAGAGAGTCTTCCCTGACGAACGAAGCTTCGCACAAGTCACAACGAAACGCCCGCGCTGCTTCCAGTTTTGCACGGTAACGCGAGCTGAGAGGTTTGGGCGGCTCCTCCCCCGTCCTGCTTTCTCTTCCAGACTTACTCTGCTTGTCCGGTTTATCTGCGTGACACTTCCTCCGGTGAATTAACAAATTACTGCGCTGCTTACTAGCAAATGAACAGTGCTCGCATTTAAACGGTCGTTCGTCTGAGTGCACGCGCTCGTGGATCTTGAGCGCCCCCTTGCTCGAGCGGAGTAACTGCACTCGCTGCACTGCAAAGGCTGGGCCGGCTGGTGCTGGCGGGAATGGTGTCTCAGAGCAGCTTTGGCGGAGCACTGGAATTCGCATTTGGAGCAGCGGAAGGAGTCGGAGGCGCTGTGTTTCAGCTGCACGTGGgattttaaattagctttcatCGCACAGCGATATTCGCAGAGTTCACACTTATAAGGCTTCTCGCCGGAGTGAACCCGACTGTGGCGCTTCAGGTCGGAGTTGATCTTGAATTTGGCATCGCACTGATTGCACTGGAACGGGGCGTCACCTGAGGAAACATGTGAGCTGAATATATCACAGCTTCCACAACTTGTTCTGCTTGATCACAAAAAGAAACACTGTtctaaaaatgctgttttgattGCAACATACTTATCTAGCAAATACACAGACGTAcaattatattttgacattttaatttggtAATCTTTTGGCAAAACGTATGTACTTATATAACTGAATGCGTGTGTTCTTAATTTTCATAACATGAGCTGTTTGGCTTTGATAACAAGAAACAGGAAAACCAGTTTTATCTTATTAATCTTTTGGCAAAGTTTCACATGCATTTGCGTAAATTCTCAATACTCAGTGGTACCAGGAAATATTGTGTggctaaaaacaacaaaaataacaaatagaaaaacacttgactcttgtgtgtttttttttttttttttttaaacgattttagtttatatttattttttgttattttaattatcagcaatctgagttttatatatatatatatacaatggatgaaataaataatgtgtgatatttaaatgtaaaaagtgttctctgattttgatcagagttctttttcaaatatctcatttaagttttttatacttTGCTTcggaatacaattaatttatgaaatatgcttaaaaaactgCAATTCTACTCCTGATATAGGATAACTTCAAACTGGACTAAGCTGTGACCCTGAAATTTGGGAAATTATATGTTGTTCTCTAATTCTGATCTCCACTGTGTATCTAtctataataaaaacagtaatactgtaaaatattatcacaaattAGGGAGGGAAAAactatatttcagtgctttttgGGGGGGGAAGGCtgcaatgtaatgcatccttcgtaaaaaaaagtgttagttCCTTTCAAAAATACCTAACCTTTTGACATATTTCAGAACATATCTGACATGTATACTTGGAATTGCACGGTATCGGTGGTGCTGTGCTCACCTGTGTGAGATCGGAGGTGAACGGTCAGCTGGCTGGAGTTGCGGCTGGCATAGGGGCATATCTGACACTTGAAGGGTCTCTCGTCATAGTGGATGCGAAGATGCTTCTTCAGGCTACTGCTGTCGGCCGCTGCATACGGACAGTACTTACACTTGTGCGGTTTCTCTCCCGTGTGCAAACGGCTGTGGAGATTCAGCTTATCGCGCCGGCTGAAGCGCTTATGGCAGAGTTCACACTCGAAAGGCCTCTCACCTGAAGAGAGCAGTCAGATCTCAACACTTGGCATCACCTGATAATGATAAAGCTTGAGATGATACGATGAAATGACTTACCAGTATGTGTTAAAATATGTCTCTCCATGTCTTTTTGGCCATACTGAGTTTTGAATGTACAACCTAAGGGCACAAAATGAAACGAAACATCTTTTAAGCTCCATACAGTGTAgatatttcactttaaatacCTTAGAAGTAAATATATGAAAGCTAGAAATGCAATGTTGCATTGCCGACACTAACCTGagaatgtgcatgtgtgtctttTTTGACTTAGTGCAGGTTTCAGCTTTTTGGAGGGGGCTTTGGTGAGGGTCTTCTTGACTTTTGGTACACATGTCTGAAACGActctgaaaccaaaaaaaaaaaaaaaaaaaaaacacttttatgacTAGGAAACAGCGCAGACTATGATATATGAAGGGTCATATACTATAGGAAGTTTTAAAAGGGACATTAGTACTTGCACATTAGACTCACCACTGGGTCCAGCGTTTCTGGCTGATATATGAGTCGTCGAGATCTGGCAGCAGTTTTGCTTGTGTGCAAAAAAGTGTTCAAAGTTGTTGTACTGCTGTTTGCAGAAGCCGCAGATGTGGATGTCAGGACTCACTTCTACTAACAGGTGGTTTATTCCTATGAATATATGGGGTGgggtatttaataaatgtaaataagtaaataaaaaatgttcatatatatatatatatatatatatgaatataaattatatatctgTATgtagatgtgaaataaaaataaatcatctttaAGCTCCATATAGTGCAGATATTTCACTTTTAacaccaagcaaaaaaaaaaaaaaaaaaaagtgtatgtatgtgtattatatattattacaactttgaATGCTGTGTATTATTGTGTatgcatgcgcgcacacacacacacacacacacacacacatatatatacacaaacgtatatatacacacacacacgtatatatacacacacacatatacacacacacacacacacacacacacacgtatatatatacacacacacacgtatatatacacacacacgtatatatatacacacacgtatatatacacacatacatatacatgtatatatatacacacatacatatacacacacacacacacacatgtatatataaacacgtacatatatacacacacacgtatatatacacagacgtatatatatatatacacacacatgtatatacacacacatgtatatatacacacacgtatatatacacacatacatatacatgtatatatatacacatatacacacacacacacacacacacacacacacacacacacacacacatgtatatatacacgtacatatacacacacacacacacacacacacacacgtatatatacacacgtacatacacacatagctcacatacacttacacacacacaacacacacacacacacacacacacacacacacacacacacacacacacacacacacacacacacacacacacacacacattctaattGTAACATACAATATCAGAAATATGATTAAGTATATAAGATTGTAATAGGAACTTTCAATGTCTGTAGACACGTTTAGTCAACAATGAACACAAGCTCTATAAATGAAAcatcattattagtattatatactaGAAGGGCCTTTGATTCCTTCATCTATCAACCTAACAGTGTAAATACTCGCCTCACGGTTGGGATTATTTACCTGCACTGCACAGAAATGTCTTCTAAACAGTGTTTGTGTACACACAGATGATATCTCTATGTACCTTCTCCGCTGAACGCTGCCATGTGGACCAAGACGCCAGCTGAGACTCGATCTGTGAAGTATCGGACAACTTTAATCCGCGTTGTTGTTCTGTGTCCTCTTCATTTCAAACGCTTTTCAGCAGAGTTTGCGGTTTTAGCGACAGTGTGAACTGCTTGACGGTAAACGTCGGCGCTGCGGTGGCAAAGAGCGCCTCAACCGTCAGGAGCGAGTATTTAACCACTAACAAACATTGCTGCCAAAAACAGGTGAAGGTAGGCGTACACAGTCAATTAAAATTaccttttcattttcaaaatatagtaataaaCCTGCTGTTATATGTCAGTTTTTGTTCAGAAACGACTAAACTCACCCCCTGCAGTTACATCAGATGAACACACGGCGGAGTCCGCGCTCCATTATTCACCACAATGTACTTTGAGCAACACTTAAGTCTTATTTGGCCTGCtgacacatttttgtttatatatatatatatatatatatatatatatatatatatatatatatatatatatatatatatatatatatatatattaatatatatttattttaaacacaatacccattaattttatttttattattttatagcattttttataACAACCCATAATGATTaatttgcctttatttatttattgttgttgttttaatcattatttatatacttatttatataatcaatatagtttaatgaattatattacataatttatataatcaatatttatataattactgtatttttaatacatacacttaatattattttcataaacaataatttgtataataaagatataacttatgaatattattgttgtttttaaataattgtaaaattcataattaatatgtataaatgtaatattatttgcataaaaataaatattatatattatgtatataatattaacaaatattattattattatataaaaactattgtaatataataaatatatattacgtatataatattaacaatatattgttattattattattatataaaaagtattgtaaatgtaatattacaaattgtcttatatttatattatatttgtaatactagaataatattatttgtatatcaAACATATAACAGTTTTGAAAGTGCATCAGCAGTATGtatttttgtagcattataattgttattgtttttaaataatttttaccattctttataattactaataaatacattttattaatatgattttgatcaaattaacacacacacacacacacacgcacacgcacacgcacgcgcacgcgcacgcgcacacacacacacacacacacacacacacacacacacacacacacacacacacacacacacacacgcacgtattatattattatttgtaatagtaTAGAGTATATAATATTACAACTTTGAAtgcagtgtattattattatcatcaaattatataatttcagtACTATACCAAATATTAATATGATCATTCACACTcccaaacattttattatatcagAAAGCTCCAGGATGTTTAaggtttattaatcaaaaacatgCTCACTGCAATGGACAAAgattaatattttcttcattaatATTAGAGTGCACTGATCTTCagctaaaaaacaacacaaaacagatACGAGTCTCACAAAACAAACTCATTCAGAGAGTATACGTGTATCCAGCACCGCTAGCAGACGACATACTGACTACCACATTCATTTCTCTGagttatattcaataaaatatttacatataattctTTGTCACCTCAGGCCATTCTGCTCAGGTTGTGGTGTGAAGGGTGTGAGTAATCCCACTCATCATTAATTTACACGCCATTTTTATTCCCATATGCTGTGATTCAGAGGCGGATCAGATCTGGATTTTCACATGTTGTGAAACTGAAGAAATGAAAGGCACTGTCATGAATGTACTGACATTATTAGTTGGGATATAGCtatgtgaataaaacaaactCTTGACCACATTTACCAcatcaaacagagaaaaaatatataaattacattccTGGTGCTGATGATGACATCACATCTCCAGACACAGTTATGACATGGTGGATCTGAGTCAAATCCTCAAGACCTTACTCGTCTTCATGCCTTACATCCAAatcttatcatcatcatcatcatcatcatcatcatcatcatcatattattattattattattattattgttgttgttgttgttgttgttatgtttttttttttttgcaaaaatctgGTGAACATATTAAagtcatattaatttaaaaacatctttttatataacaataatattgttaataatgtttttatttaaaaagcattaacaaacgtatgtattaataattacaataatattaaaaactatttacaacagcaacaacaaccacaacagcataataataataataataataataataataataataataataataataataataataaatatattatttttggttAATGTCTGGTGAACATGgtatatattaaaatcatataatattttaaatagaaaacatctgtttttatatatctgttttaatattttataatatataatgtttttataaaaaaataaacattttagaattctaatatgaaaactattttaaaacaacaacaattataataatatttaaaattattattgttattatttggtGAACTTTTGGTGAGCAtcttatatattaaaatcattatattttttattcgaaaacatctgtttttatatattataatacaatatatatcgcttttatcaaaacaatattaactatattaattataataataatgttaaagctattaataataataaacgtaataataataataataataataataataataataataataataataataataataataaaaagctaatacattattttaatgctttgttacattaaataattgtaaaaataataatgttt contains:
- the zfp64 gene encoding LOW QUALITY PROTEIN: zinc finger protein 64 (The sequence of the model RefSeq protein was modified relative to this genomic sequence to represent the inferred CDS: inserted 1 base in 1 codon; deleted 2 bases in 1 codon), which codes for MAAFSGEGINHLLVEVSPDIHICGFCKQQYNNFEHFFAHKQNCCQISTTHISARNAGPSESFQTCVPKVKKTLTKAPSKKLKPALSQKRHTCTFSGCTFKTQYGQKDMERHILTHTGERPFECELCHKRFSRRDKLNLHSRLHTGEKPHKCKYCPYAAADSSSLKKHLRIHYDERPFKCQICPYASRNSSQLTVHLRSHTGDAPFQCNQCDAKFKINSDLKRHSRVHSGEKPYKCELCEYRCAMKANLKSHVQLKHSASDSFRCSKCEFQCSAKAALRHHSRQHQPAQPLQCSECSYSXSSKGALKIHERVHSDERPFKCEHCSFASKQRSNLLIHRRKCHADKPDKQSKSGRESRTGEEPPKPLSSRYRAKLEAARAFRCDLCEASFVREDSLRSHKRQHNSNVTQQSQTVTKQPVQTAGQTSVTTDTPSSFSTTHLKIIMAPSIGPEAAFVQAAAGKAGAVLLGPEDHNVLLNAVIQHVNMLGPESGLEHQTVLVSFDRKLNPSETTSQTGTQNFIASCSESTSDGTHTSITSCSDLESLHKLIQEGGTEVTVVTETNPTITTTKEPLNIDGSSSQDVSKHAEDSLDMGPPETILVQSLPLSISAQDHLSPHHLFSDSNTVDIRDS